In one window of Zygosaccharomyces rouxii strain CBS732 chromosome E complete sequence DNA:
- the AAN1 gene encoding Aan1p (similar to uniprot|P36083 Saccharomyces cerevisiae YKL075C Hypothetical ORF), translating into MLSSDEVRREECTCNCGLPPCKTNDRKPRNLVRGNMHRHRRPKTTRPKKRFRFSKCMDFEGTDYNLITSVEYLNEKYDIRKSHYIEKFIKCIHKKIDHDVNKISDNYVHSLGPWVKIKFFLLLVTLSQRGGPEYWMDKDQNDDSATTNIDEDKDNKTHSNRHNHNKTENDTKKNAIFSLTEHIMRQNINQDFTESTYDENYVFSSIWANFMEGLMNHYLEQVIVPHSEMKVCQQLYKPMMKIISLYNEYNELMEKSEHNGFLPAPGDTKDPLKLGKSVAETYEVGDCVTQERLQRAQKLLWQARQDIPKTISKELTLLSEMYSTLSADEQDYELDEFVCCAEEYVELEYLPSLIDVLFQNCGSINFWKIMIVLEPFFYYIEDVGDDGDTESQNGTNDEMLDESGGDGGELLHSFKPDPRVIILEKICEVAARQKWI; encoded by the coding sequence ATGCTCTCCTCCGATGAAGTTAGACGAGAAGAGTGTACTTGCAATTGTGGTTTACCTCCATGCAAGACAAATGATCGAAAACCTAGGAACTTGGTAAGAGGTAATATGCATCGCCATCGTAGACCCAAGACTACGAGACCGAAAAAAAGATTCAGATTTAGCAAGTGTATGGATTTTGAAGGTACTGATTACAATTTGATCACTTCAGTCGAATATCTCAACGAGAAATATGATATTCGTAAGAGCCACTACATTgagaaattcatcaagtGTATCCACAAAAAGATTGATCATGACGTCAATAAGATATCCGATAACTACGTCCATTCGCTAGGACCATGGGttaaaatcaaattcttcctATTGCTAGTCACTCTGTCTCAAAGAGGTGGTCCCGAATACTGGATGGATAAGGATCAAAACGATGATAGTGCCACTACGAATATTGATGAGGACAAGGATAATAAAACACATTCAAATCGCCACAACCATAATAAAACGGAAAATGATACtaaaaaaaatgcaatcTTTTCACTAACGGAACATATTATGCGTCAAAACATTaatcaagattttacagAGTCTACTTATGATGAGAATTACGTTTTTTCATCCATTTGGGCCAATTTTATGGAGGGACTAATGAACCACTATTTAGAGCAAGTGATTGTCCCGCATTCTGAAATGAAAGTTTGCCAACAGTTGTACAAGccaatgatgaagattatTTCATTGTACAATGAATATAATGAACTAATGGAGAAAAGTGAACACAATGGGTTTTTACCAGCACCTGGTGATACGAAGGATCCATTAAAATTGGGCAAAAGTGTGGCAGAAACATATGAGGTTGGTGATTGTGTTACGCAGGAAAGATTACAAAGAGCCCAAAAATTGTTATGGCAGGCGCGTCAAGATATCCCCAAGACGATCAGTAAAGAATTGACTCTGCTATCAGAGATGTATTCGACACTATCGGCTGATGAACAGGATTACgaattggatgaatttgTATGTTGCGCTGAGGAATACGTCGAATTGGAATATTTACCTAGCTTAATCGATGtacttttccaaaactGTGGatccatcaatttttggaaaataatgatCGTACTAGAACCATTTTTCTACTACATTGAAGATGTAGGTGATGATGGCGATACTGAGTCTCAAAATGGCACTAACGATGAAATGCTCGATGAAAGCGGTGGTGACGGTGGTGAATTATTACATTCTTTTAAACCGGATCCCCGTGTTATCATACTGGAAAAAATTTGTGAAGTTGCCGCTAGACAGAAATGGATTTGA
- the FET3 gene encoding ferroxidase FET3 (similar to uniprot|P38993 Saccharomyces cerevisiae YMR058W FET3 Ferro-O2-oxidoreductase required for high-affinity iron uptake and involved in mediating resistance to copper ion toxicity belongs to class of integral membrane multicopper oxidases) encodes MILSLALVFLLFQQVLGATHVYNWTTGWGYANPDGIKRREVVTCNGEFPWPSVRVTKGDRVIINLTNGFNDSNTTLHVHGMFQNGSTQMDGPPFLTQCPISPNDTFTYNFTVSDNAGAYWYHSHTDAQYEDGMRGLFIIDDGENNKNFPYDYDEEVLLEIGEWYDQTVAKLKPAFLSLTNPTGAEPIPQNLLINNTRNLTWNVEPNKTYLLRIVNTGGFVSQYFWLEDHEMEVVEVDGVVTEKNATDMLYITVAQRYSVLVRTKDNKDKNYAIMQKYDDSMLDKIPKHLLLNQTSYMTYDSSKPKPEEAYVNSLDNFLDDFYLVPYHKQELLPEPDHRIELTVAMDNLISGKNYAFFNNITYTTPKVPTLMTVLSAGKYASNSYIYGTNTNTFVLKRNEIVEIVLNSQDTGTHPFHLHGHVFQTIARAGAVDDNDPPLPFDPKNHTSFPEYPMLRDTIYVRPQSNFVIRFRADNPGVWFFHCHIEWHLIQGLAIVLVEDPEGIQSNPSQYLTDSHKRVCKNSGVPIEGNAAGTTDWFNLALENKQEKSIPSGFTAKGYVAFVFSCVAGVLGLITITIYGLMDLQNVEEKVIEDLQIPATDLLEEDDDEEIETNQVYAKSGKSEGGTLEEEQKLRDHETTKEVSKTSSK; translated from the coding sequence ATGATTCTAAGCTTGGCGCTAGTGTTTCTGCTCTTCCAGCAGGTTTTAGGTGCCACTCATGTTTACAACTGGACCACTGGATGGGGTTACGCCAATCCAGATGGTATCAAGAGAAGAGAGGTGGTTACCTGTAATGGTGAATTTCCTTGGCCATCAGTTCGTGTCACCAAGGGCGACAGAGTTATTATCAATTTAACTAATGGGTTTAACGATTCTAATACTACTTTACATGTTCACGGTATGTTCCAAAATGGTTCCACTCAGATGGATGGACCACCATTCTTAACACAATGTCCAATCAGCCCTAATGATACTTTTACCTATAACTTTACGGTTTCTGACAATGCAGGTGCCTACTGGTACCATTCGCACACGGATGCTCAGTATGAAGATGGTATGAGAGGTTTATTCATCAttgatgatggtgaaaataacaaaaattTCCCCTACGAttacgatgaagaagtgTTGCTTGAAATTGGTGAGTGGTACGATCAGACTGTGGCTAAGTTGAAACCAGCTTTCTTATCATTGACTAATCCAACTGGTGCTGAACCCATCCCACAAAATTTACTGATCAATAATACCAGAAACTTGACGTGGAACGTGGAACCCAATAAGACTTATCTGTTACGTATTGTTAATACCGGTGGGTTCGTCTCACAATATTTCTGGCTTGAAGACCACGAAATGGAGGTTGTTGAAGTTGATGGTGTCGTTACCGAAAAGAATGCGACAGATATGCTGTATATCACCGTTGCTCAGAGGTATTCTGTTCTGGTGAGGACGAAGGATAATAAGGATAAAAATTATGCTATTATGCAGAAATACGACGATAGCATGCTTGATAAGATTCCCAAACATTTGTTGTTAAACCAGACTTCTTATATGACTTACGATTCCAGTAAACCTAAGCCCGAAGAAGCATATGTGAATTCTCTTGACAATTTCCTCGATGATTTCTATTTGGTGCCTTATCATAAACAGGAATTGCTACCAGAACCAGATCacagaattgaattgacGGTGGCCATGGATAATTTAATCAGTGGTAAAAACTATgctttcttcaacaatATCACTTATACTACACCAAAGGTCCCCACTTTGATGACTGTTCTATCTGCCGGTAAATATGCCAGTAACAGTTACATCTATGGTACTAACACGAATACCTTTGTCTTGAAGAGAAACGAAATCGTCGAAATCGTTCTCAACAGTCAAGATACAGGTACCCACCCATTCCATTTACACGGTCACGTCTTTCAAACAATTGCTCGTGCAGGCGCTGTTGATGATAACGATCCTCCGCTTCCATTTGATCCTAAGAACCATACAAGTTTCCCCGAATACCCAATGTTGAGAGATACGATTTACGTAAGACCGCAATCAAATTTCGTCATTAGATTTAGAGCTGATAATCCAGGTGTTTGGTTTTTCCACTGTCACATCGAATGGCATTTGATACAAGGGCTAgcaattgttcttgtgGAAGATCCAGAAGGAATTCAATCCAACCCATCGCAATACTTAACAGACTCCCATAAACGCGTTTGTAAAAATTCTGGTGTCCCCATTGAAGGTAATGCTGCTGGCACCACAGACTGGTTCAATTTGGCTCTTGAAAACAAACAGgaaaaatcaattccaagTGGATTCACAGCCAAGGGTTATGTGGCATTTGTATTTTCATGCGTGGCGGGTGTACTTGGTCTAATTACAATTACCATCTATGGTCTCATGGATTTGCAAAATGTCGAGGAGAAAGTCATCGAGGATCTCCAGATCCCTGCAACAGATTTGCTCgaagaagacgatgatgaagaaattgagaCTAACCAAGTATATGCAAAATCTGGCAAGTCTGAAGGAGGCACactagaagaagaacaaaaattaCGGGATCACgaaaccaccaaagaagtatctaaaacttcttccaaataa